Part of the Spirochaetota bacterium genome is shown below.
GGTTCATCCGGTTCTTTATCGCGACCAGGAGCCTGTCTTCGAAGGCGTCGGCATTGAACCAGGATTTGCTGTATTTTTTGGCGTACCCGGCATATTTACCCCTGAGCTTGGCGATGAGCGTCTGTACCTCGCGATCGGTCAGCGGCATGGCAGGAATCCCCTCGTTCCCTGGTTGACAGCAGGCGCCCGCCGGGAAATATTCGGACCCGCATAGTGAAAAATACTTGTTTAAAATAGGCAATAGTTTTTTAAATTCAGTTCAGGTTTCGTCACCCGGGCCCGTCGGATACGGTCCGGTGACCCACCGGGGAGGAGAGGTACTTATGGGAATCACCTACAGGGACGCCGGCGTCGATGTCGACGGGGGGAACCGTTTCGTGAAACGCATTGCGCCGATCGTGAAGGCGACCTTCAGCGAGAAGGTTATCACCGATATAGGCGGTTTCGGCGCGCTCTACTCCGGGGCCTTCCCGGGCATGGAAGAACCGGTACTCGTATCCGGAACCGACGGCGTGGGCACCAAGCTGAAAATCGCCCAGATGATGAACAAGCACGACACCATTGGCGTGGATGCCGTGGCGATGTGCGTGAACGATATCCTGGTCTCGGGTGCGGCCCCGCTTTTTTTCCTCGACTACATCGCCTGCGGCAGGCTTCATGAGGATACCCTTGTCTCGGTGGTGAGCGGTATCGCGCATGGATGCACCCTGGCGGGATGCAGCCTGGTGGGGGGAGAAACTGCGGAGCATCCGGCGGTAATGGCGCCCGACGAATACGATATCGCGGGGTTTTCGGTCGGCGTGGTCGACAGGAAGAAAATCATCAACGGGTCGAGCATTAAGCCGGGAGATGTAATTATCGGACTCCCCTCGTCGGGTCTGCATTCCAACGGGTATTCCCTCGCACGGAAACTGCTTTTCGATATTAAAAAGTATTCCGTCGACACCAGGATCGACGAGCTGGGATCGACCCTTGGAGAGGCCCTGCTTACCCCGACCAGGATCTATTGCAAAAGCATACTGGGCGCGCTTTCCGGCGGCGCCTCGATCAAGGGAATGGTGCATATCACTGGAGGCGGGTTCTACGAAAACATTCCCCGCATCCTGCCCGAAGGCGCCGCCGTCAGGATTGAACTCGGTAAAATTCACCCGCATCCGCTTTTCCCTTTCATTCAGAGGGAGGGAGCGATCGAAGGCCGCGAAATGTACACGACGTTTAATATGGGAATAGGCCTTATGATCGTTGTAACTTCGAAGGATGCGGATTCTCTCATTGCAGCACTGGTGAAATCCGGGGAAGCCCCCGCGATAATCGGCGATGTGATTCAATTCAACGACGCGAAGGTGATTCTCGCCTGAAATAAAGACCAAGGAGTTCTTGATGCGCACCTCGAAAATAGCAGCGCTTTTATTCGTCCTTTTCCTCATCATTCCGCGCGCGTCATATTCCGCGAATGCCGACAGCACCTTCCGCGCGTGGGGCTATTTGAATTACACCCTGCTTTTCTCACCGGACTGGGTGTTCACGATCATGCCGGGTTACAGCTACGAATTCAGCCGGAACGATGCGGATTCAGCCGCCCCCCACGGTGCTCAGTCGAGCGTGCTGAATGAGCTTTATTTCGGTCCCGCATATGTCGTCCAGGCGGGCGAGTTCACCCTGAAGCTCCCCTTCTGGTACAGCTTCCAGGGATATCCCACGGCCTATCGTGACATGTATCACTTTTCACATAACCTTGACTTTCTCCCTGTCATCCAGTTCACGCACAATGGGCTTGAACTAATTACCCGTTTATTCTTGGAAAATAAGTTCCATACCACGCGGGTTCCCGAGGGAAGCAACAAGCAGGGTTACAGTCTCCAGTTTCGCCCGCTTGTCCGCGTGAATTACTGGCTTACGAGCAGTGTCGCACTTACCTTGGCGGACGAGGCCTATTTGGGGCTGGTGCAGGACAGCAATAACAAGTCCGGCCCGGAGCCCGGGTTCGCGCGCAAGGGATTCTCGGAGAACAGGTTTATGGCGGGAATGGAATACAAGTTTTCCCCGTTTACCTCGATCGCGCCCCAGTACATGCTTCGTACCCTGTACGACCCCGCTTCCTCGCACAAGCTGCTGGGCATCGATCACTGCGCATTCATCCAGTTTAATTATATCGTAAGACTCTGACCGGACCGGTCGCGCGGTTCCGATATCGTCCCTCATCCGGAGGCGCCGGGATTGTTCCCGGCGCCATTCATCGCCGCATGCGTATCGCCGCGCATATTCACTTGACAATAATTCCGGAAACCTCATACTTTCGCCATGCACCGGGAAACCGAATCGCGCAAAGTTGAGCGAAAAGCCAAGCTTCTGCTCATGCAAAAGGAAATCCCGCCGGCCAAGATGAACGTCGTCCGCGCCCTCATGAACAACCCGGAGCTTCTGCCCGAGGAACGGTACAATGCCATCATTTCGCTCATCAGGGGCTGCCCCGATAAACCGCAGAATTCCGTCCAGCCCGCCCGTACCAGGACCCTCTCCGCGCGGAATGCCGTCGTTCGAACGATCCAGGTCCAGCCGGAAAGCCATATCGAAACGAATTCCCGCTCCCTTTTTCTTCTCTACCGGAAATATCGTTCGTTGAAACTCTTTAAAACCAGGTATATAATCCACGCCGCCAACAGGTTCGGATTTGCCATCAGGCGAAGGCTGGTCCCGTCTCCGCGTCTGATGAAAGCCCTCAGGGAATTGTCAGTATACCAGGAGAAGGTGGCGTTCGCCCTCCCGGATGTCATGATCGAGATTTTGAAGGATCCTGCGATGGAGGATCCGACCATATTTAACTATATCCGGCTTCTGCATCGATGGCTCATGCGCTTCCCGCTCGTGTCCCTCGACCAGGAAACCCTGAGATGGATGGACCGGAGCGCGTTCGAATCGGAGCTTCGCGGTTATCTTTATTCCTTTTTCTCCTTCCAGCGTGTCCAGGTAGACCTGTGCGAGCAGATCATTTCCGTCATCGAGGGGAAGCTTCGCATGCTCCCCGAATACAGGAAGCAGGAGGTGTTTCCAAACGACCCGGTACCCGTAAAAAATGAGAAGGAAAGAAATAATTCCCTTCGCGAGCGCCAGGTTATCGAGTACCTCATGCTCCTCCGTTCCTTCATCCCCCCGGGAATCCGCGCGGAGAACCGGATCTCGGCGCATCTGTCATCTCACTACGGCGTATCCTCGTTCGGCCACCTGCTCATGCTCCTGATGGAGATACTCGTTTTCTGGAAGGAAATCGAGCCGAAGAAGCTTGAGGAATTCCTGGAGATAGATCCTCCCCGCGTGAGCAAATCCGAGTGGGACTACAGCATGGATGAGCTCAGGCGGTTCGGCAAGGACGAGGAATCCAGGAGAAAGCGCCGTCTCGAGAGGGTGAAAGAGCAGTTGATCCCTTACGAGGAACTCTACCGTTACCTGAGTCTACAACCGGAAGGGCAGAGCCTCCTGTTCAGGGCATTCGAGATCCAGTGGAAAAGCATAGACCGCAGGCAGAAGGATTACGACTCAATATTCGAAGATGACTTTTTCACCTTTCTCGACGTGTGCCTAAATTATTTCAAGAATTGCTTTACGCCTTTCCTGGACGGTACCACGGTCTATTTCCTCGACGAGAAACGTAACCCGGTCGAAGGAAAAATATTCGATGCCGCCTGCTTCGCCGAAGATCTCGCGACGCTTTCTCAATTGACCGGCGAAATGCACGAATTTCGCAGTAAAAACCCGACCTTTGTTCTCTCCCGCAGCGAGCTTAAGCTTATCTTCCAGGGAAAGATGCGCTCGCTCGCCCATATGGAACGATTCATACGAGTCGCGGGTGATCTATTATACAGAATGGCGGCCGTTCATCACCGGCTGCTGATTCTTCACCAGCGCTGGATCGATGCGGGAGGGAACGCTGCATCGCCCATCGCATCCAGGGAACCGCTTACCCGAAAGCCGTCCGTTTCGTTTGACGAGGAGGGCGTACCCATTCCCTATTACCAGTGCACCGTCCGCGCCTTTGAACGGGAAGCTTCCTTGTCAAGGACCCTGCACGATAAGCCGGTGGCTCAGGCAATGGACGGGGGGCTGATAGGCTTCATTGCCGCATTCGCCTACCAGCTCGCCCTGGAGTGCATGAATGAAGAACTTTACAACGACCTCGCTGAGCGAAAGAATTTATTACGCGAATTGAAGGAACTCTCCGGTAAAAATGCATGAAATCAACGACCATCGTATGCTGTGCCTGCCTGCTGTTATTTTCGTTCTGTCTTCCCGTTTATTCCCAGGAAAAGGGGATCGCGGTCGTCCGAAGCCAGTTTGATCCTATGGAGAAAACGCTCGCCCTGTACAAGATACCGTGCACGCTTATTCGCTATGCAGACCTCGAGGATCCGCTCGTATTTGAAAGCTATAGGGCAATTTTTTTCCCTTCGGGAATAGAGAGCCCGCTCGAGGCGAACGTGAACATTCTCTCGCGGGGAACCTCAATCCAGGGAGTATTCCTGAAAGAAGACTATTACGAGGTCGATACGCATAAAGCGTATCAAAACATACGGGATTTTATCAAATCCGGTGGATTGGGATATTTTTCGGGGTTTTCTTACCATCTCCTCGACGGGGCATTCGGGGAATTTACCTTCTTCGATGATTTTCCATTCATGGGTCTCTCGGGACCCCTCGAGCTTTACCTGTATGGAGAGCTCAGGAGTTACTATTCCATGGACCGTCTCTCAAGGTCGGTCCCGCACTCCGGATGGGTGGCCCTCCAGTCGATAGGCGATTCAGAAACCCTGGCGGACGGGCAGTTCGATACTCCGCGGGGCACGCAAACGGGACCGATACTCGCGCGCCTGGAGCGCGGAAAGGGCGAAGCATATTATGCATCCTATTATGACGATGAGAGCACAAACGGCATAAAGAGATTTTTCACCTACAGGATCGCATTCAATGAAATGCTCAAGGCGGTTCAATCACGCGTGCACATGTGGGATCAGAAATACTTGGCCGGCATCGTCGATTCGGTCCTCCCCGGAGAAAGCTGCCGCAGCTATTCAATCCAGCTTTCGAAAGGAAGGCACACCCTGTACTTTCTTTCCAGGCAGGACTATTTCCAGGTCGACCTCCTCGACAAGAACAATGCGATCGTCGCCTCGACGCAGCCATGGCTTAAGGAATTCGAATGGCCCATCAAGGTTTCCCGGGACGCATCCTATACAATAAAAATATATCCCTATCCCGGGGGCCGATTCGTTCCCTACGCTTTTGCCGTGGGAAGCGGCTCCAGGCTCCTGCCCTATTGGAGGACCATTATCCTCGTGCTTTTTTTCGTTTCGATCATCGCCGGGCTTTCATGGCTATACAAGCTTGTCAACCCCCGAAAATATTCGGGAAGGTTCATATAAATTTCTTGCATTCAAATCGCCGCTGTCTCATTAATCCAGAACTAAAGCCGACCCCTTAATCATCGGGCAGGGCACTCATTCGCGCACACT
Proteins encoded:
- a CDS encoding phosphoribosylformylglycinamidine cyclo-ligase, translated to MGITYRDAGVDVDGGNRFVKRIAPIVKATFSEKVITDIGGFGALYSGAFPGMEEPVLVSGTDGVGTKLKIAQMMNKHDTIGVDAVAMCVNDILVSGAAPLFFLDYIACGRLHEDTLVSVVSGIAHGCTLAGCSLVGGETAEHPAVMAPDEYDIAGFSVGVVDRKKIINGSSIKPGDVIIGLPSSGLHSNGYSLARKLLFDIKKYSVDTRIDELGSTLGEALLTPTRIYCKSILGALSGGASIKGMVHITGGGFYENIPRILPEGAAVRIELGKIHPHPLFPFIQREGAIEGREMYTTFNMGIGLMIVVTSKDADSLIAALVKSGEAPAIIGDVIQFNDAKVILA
- a CDS encoding DUF2490 domain-containing protein, with product MRTSKIAALLFVLFLIIPRASYSANADSTFRAWGYLNYTLLFSPDWVFTIMPGYSYEFSRNDADSAAPHGAQSSVLNELYFGPAYVVQAGEFTLKLPFWYSFQGYPTAYRDMYHFSHNLDFLPVIQFTHNGLELITRLFLENKFHTTRVPEGSNKQGYSLQFRPLVRVNYWLTSSVALTLADEAYLGLVQDSNNKSGPEPGFARKGFSENRFMAGMEYKFSPFTSIAPQYMLRTLYDPASSHKLLGIDHCAFIQFNYIVRL